The following proteins are encoded in a genomic region of Pseudomonas sp. Os17:
- a CDS encoding arginine N-succinyltransferase, protein MLALRPVALSDLPQLLRLAGARLLGVTSLVDDETCLREKILDSLASFAKVEARQGPENYFLVLEDQDSGQLHGCSDILATAGFATPFYSLRNRPFISSSRELNIEHAVPTLSLCQDLSEQTLLRSFHVDPALAGTPQAQLTSRARLLFIAAHPWRFADSCISEIVGYSDAAGQSPFWAAVGQHFFDLPYVEAERLCALQGRGFLAELMPQYPLYIPMLPQPAQDCIGRIHPAAREACDILVDEGFAPTQYVDLFDAGPTLQARNNQLRSIIQSRVAVSYLSPQSGQGRYWLLSNDRLQGFRAIVVPLDEAPGDVVGLDHSMFQALQLTPGEPVRGVAL, encoded by the coding sequence ATGCTGGCCTTGCGTCCGGTGGCGTTATCCGATCTGCCTCAATTGCTGCGTCTGGCCGGCGCACGCCTGCTGGGCGTGACTTCGCTGGTGGATGACGAAACCTGCCTGCGGGAGAAGATCCTCGACTCCCTGGCGTCCTTCGCCAAGGTCGAGGCCCGCCAGGGTCCGGAAAACTACTTTCTAGTGCTCGAGGACCAGGACAGCGGCCAACTGCACGGCTGCTCGGACATCCTCGCCACCGCCGGCTTTGCCACGCCCTTCTACAGCCTGCGCAACCGCCCCTTCATCAGCAGCTCGCGAGAGCTGAACATCGAACACGCCGTGCCGACCCTGTCGCTGTGCCAGGACCTCAGTGAACAGACCCTGCTGCGCAGCTTCCATGTCGATCCGGCGCTGGCGGGCACGCCCCAGGCGCAACTGACCTCCCGCGCGCGCCTGCTGTTCATCGCCGCGCATCCCTGGCGCTTTGCCGACAGTTGCATCAGCGAGATCGTCGGCTACAGCGACGCCGCCGGCCAATCGCCCTTCTGGGCAGCGGTGGGCCAACACTTCTTCGACCTGCCCTATGTCGAGGCCGAACGCCTGTGCGCCTTGCAGGGCCGCGGCTTTCTCGCCGAACTCATGCCCCAGTACCCGCTGTACATCCCGATGCTGCCGCAGCCGGCCCAGGACTGCATCGGACGCATTCACCCAGCAGCCCGGGAGGCCTGCGACATCCTCGTCGACGAAGGCTTCGCGCCCACCCAGTACGTCGACCTGTTCGATGCCGGCCCGACCCTGCAGGCCCGCAACAACCAGCTACGCTCGATCATTCAGAGCCGGGTCGCGGTCAGTTACCTGAGCCCGCAGAGCGGCCAGGGCCGCTACTGGCTGCTGAGCAACGACCGGCTGCAGGGCTTTCGCGCGATTGTCGTGCCCCTCGACGAAGCCCCAGGCGACGTGGTCGGCCTGGATCACTCGATGTTCCAGGCCCTGCAATTGACACCGGGCGAGCCGGTGCGCGGGGTGGCGTTATGA
- a CDS encoding APC family permease, with translation MEIEEFGYKQELKRGLSLRDLVVYGMIFMIPIAPFGVYGYVNQEAPGMVPLAYIIGMVAMVFTALSYGAMARAFPIAGSVYSYAQRGLNPHVGFLAGWLMLLDYLLIPPLLYVYAAMALNHLYPEVPKVGFILAFLVSATFVNLRGITFTARMNILFLLAQLVVLGIFLFYAWNALHGGAGNGQLTLAPLYSPDHFHFGMLMQGVSIAVLSFLGFDAISTLAEEVKGDPGRSVGRAALITLVVMGAIFVVQTWIATDLAAGMGFKSADTAFYEIAELAAGSWLATLTGVATALAWGVAVAITSQAAVSRLLFGMARDGKLPKVLAKVHPKHNTPHISIYLVAVLSLLICYLFINSVDTLTSLVNFGALSGFMLLHITVINFYWRRQKSGQVIRHLICPVIGFVIVCAIMYNMGVDAQKLGAIWILAGLVYLFLLNKLGSAAALPDPLKP, from the coding sequence ATGGAGATTGAAGAATTCGGCTACAAACAGGAACTCAAGCGCGGGCTGAGCCTGCGTGACCTGGTGGTCTACGGGATGATTTTCATGATCCCGATCGCCCCGTTCGGGGTCTACGGCTACGTCAACCAGGAAGCCCCGGGCATGGTGCCCCTGGCGTACATCATCGGCATGGTGGCGATGGTCTTCACCGCCCTGAGCTACGGCGCCATGGCCCGCGCCTTTCCCATTGCCGGCTCGGTGTATTCCTACGCCCAGCGCGGCCTCAACCCGCATGTCGGCTTTCTCGCCGGCTGGCTGATGCTGCTGGACTACCTGCTGATCCCGCCGCTGCTCTACGTCTATGCCGCCATGGCGCTCAACCACCTGTACCCGGAAGTGCCCAAGGTCGGCTTCATCCTGGCGTTCCTGGTCAGCGCCACCTTCGTCAACCTGCGGGGCATCACCTTTACCGCGCGGATGAACATCCTGTTCCTGCTGGCGCAGCTGGTGGTCCTGGGGATCTTCCTTTTCTACGCCTGGAACGCCCTGCACGGGGGTGCCGGCAACGGCCAGCTGACCCTGGCGCCGCTGTACAGCCCGGACCACTTCCACTTCGGCATGCTGATGCAGGGCGTGTCGATCGCGGTGCTGTCGTTCCTCGGCTTCGACGCCATCTCGACGCTCGCCGAAGAGGTCAAGGGCGATCCCGGCCGCAGCGTCGGTCGCGCCGCGCTGATCACCCTGGTGGTGATGGGCGCGATCTTCGTGGTGCAGACCTGGATCGCCACGGACCTGGCCGCCGGCATGGGCTTCAAGTCCGCCGACACCGCCTTCTACGAGATCGCCGAACTGGCCGCCGGCAGCTGGCTGGCGACCCTCACCGGGGTGGCCACGGCGCTGGCCTGGGGCGTGGCGGTGGCCATCACCTCGCAAGCCGCGGTGTCGCGCCTGCTGTTCGGCATGGCGCGGGACGGCAAGCTGCCCAAGGTGCTGGCCAAGGTGCACCCGAAACACAACACCCCGCACATCAGCATCTACCTGGTGGCGGTGCTGTCGCTGCTGATCTGCTACCTGTTCATCAACTCGGTGGACACCCTGACGTCGCTGGTCAACTTCGGCGCCCTGAGTGGCTTCATGCTGCTGCACATCACGGTGATCAACTTCTACTGGCGCCGGCAGAAGTCCGGCCAGGTGATCCGCCACCTGATCTGCCCGGTGATCGGCTTCGTGATCGTCTGCGCCATCATGTACAACATGGGCGTGGACGCGCAGAAACTCGGCGCCATCTGGATCCTCGCCGGGCTGGTCTACCTGTTCCTTTTGAACAAGCTGGGCAGCGCCGCGGCCCTGCCCGATCCGCTCAAGCCATAA
- a CDS encoding N-formylglutamate amidohydrolase, with translation MDTCTKSAEHGFYTEPAYRLLREDSEHPLILVCEHASHYIPPPLHDLGLDKVAAREHIAWDPGALELAQSLSQALGATLIAANYSRLLIDLNRPRHAPDSIPLQSEIYQVPGNQHLDEATREYRRQQLFTPFHQRLQRIIDRRLAAGREVRVVGIHSFTPIYYSQPRSLEVGVLYGNATAYAARILEGLWTLPIKVAGNQPYEIDPLSDMTVPVHGDARGLESVLIEVRNDLLRSPEAVQCWSDRLAPLL, from the coding sequence ATGGACACCTGTACTAAATCCGCCGAGCACGGTTTCTACACCGAGCCGGCCTACCGCCTGCTGCGGGAAGACTCCGAGCATCCGCTGATCCTGGTGTGCGAGCACGCCAGCCACTACATTCCACCGCCCCTGCACGACCTGGGCCTGGACAAGGTGGCGGCCCGCGAGCACATCGCCTGGGACCCGGGCGCCCTGGAACTGGCCCAGAGCCTGTCCCAGGCCCTGGGCGCGACCCTGATCGCGGCCAACTATTCGCGCCTGCTGATCGACCTCAACCGGCCGCGCCACGCCCCCGACAGCATCCCGCTGCAGAGCGAGATCTATCAGGTGCCGGGCAACCAGCACCTGGACGAGGCGACCCGCGAATACCGCCGCCAGCAGCTGTTCACGCCGTTTCACCAGCGTCTGCAGCGCATCATCGACCGGCGCCTGGCCGCCGGCCGCGAAGTGCGGGTGGTGGGGATCCACAGCTTCACGCCGATCTACTACAGCCAGCCGCGCTCGCTGGAAGTCGGCGTGCTGTATGGCAACGCCACCGCCTACGCCGCGCGAATACTGGAAGGTTTGTGGACCCTGCCGATAAAGGTGGCGGGCAACCAGCCTTATGAAATCGACCCCTTGAGCGACATGACCGTGCCGGTGCACGGTGATGCCCGGGGCCTGGAATCGGTGCTGATCGAGGTGCGCAACGATCTGCTGCGCAGCCCCGAGGCCGTGCAGTGCTGGAGCGACCGCCTGGCACCGCTGCTGTAA
- a CDS encoding glutamine synthetase family protein, whose amino-acid sequence MSRGQGIEALTPVAMTSIVTTDLIGVTRGRSFPSDELERYRLGGCGWVPANSALTPQDLIAEDNPWGAYGDLRLIPDLDSRVTVGAGPDATAAPLDFIHADICETDGRPWAACPRTLLRNEVARYRELGIQITAAFEHEFNLDSGSAQREHLAFSLEAQRQGAAFGGWLLSALRAAGVEPEMFLPEYGKQQYEITCRPTQGLAAADRAVNVREITREIARQLGQRVSFAPKTAADAVCNGVHLHLSLQDLDGTPLLYDPQAVSGDDLSRLGQHWAAGVLKHLPALCAFTAPTPLSYERLQPHHWSASYACLGLRNREASLRICPTVDIGGKPLAPQYNLEFRALDATASPHLAMAVILIAGRLGIEQKLALNAVTDKVPDELSAEQRLASGIVPLPGSLPQALDYLRSNTELLQALPEPLLSTYFAVKQKEVSLTEHLTAAELCEHYGHLY is encoded by the coding sequence ATGAGCCGCGGCCAGGGCATCGAGGCCCTGACGCCCGTGGCCATGACCAGCATCGTCACCACCGACCTGATCGGCGTCACCCGGGGCCGTTCCTTTCCCAGCGACGAGCTGGAGCGCTACCGCCTCGGCGGCTGCGGCTGGGTGCCGGCCAACAGCGCGCTGACGCCCCAGGACCTGATCGCCGAGGACAACCCCTGGGGCGCCTACGGCGACCTGCGGCTGATTCCCGACCTGGACAGCCGGGTCACTGTCGGTGCCGGACCGGATGCCACGGCCGCGCCCCTGGACTTCATTCACGCCGACATCTGCGAGACCGATGGCCGGCCCTGGGCCGCCTGCCCGCGCACCCTGCTGCGCAACGAGGTGGCACGTTACCGTGAACTGGGCATCCAGATCACCGCCGCCTTCGAGCACGAGTTCAACCTCGACAGCGGCAGCGCTCAGCGCGAGCACCTGGCCTTCTCCCTGGAGGCCCAGCGCCAGGGCGCGGCCTTCGGTGGCTGGTTGCTGTCGGCATTGCGCGCGGCCGGGGTCGAGCCGGAAATGTTCCTCCCCGAATACGGCAAGCAGCAATACGAGATCACCTGCCGCCCGACCCAAGGCCTGGCCGCCGCCGACCGCGCGGTGAACGTGCGCGAGATCACCCGGGAAATTGCCCGGCAGTTGGGGCAGCGGGTCAGCTTCGCCCCCAAGACCGCCGCCGACGCGGTGTGCAACGGCGTGCACCTGCACCTGAGCCTGCAGGACCTGGACGGCACCCCGCTGCTCTACGATCCCCAGGCGGTCAGCGGTGACGACCTGTCGCGGCTGGGCCAGCACTGGGCCGCTGGGGTGCTCAAGCACCTGCCGGCGCTGTGCGCCTTTACCGCGCCGACGCCCTTGTCCTACGAGCGCCTGCAGCCCCATCACTGGAGCGCCTCCTACGCTTGCCTGGGCCTGCGCAACCGCGAAGCCTCTCTGCGCATCTGCCCCACCGTGGACATCGGCGGCAAGCCACTGGCGCCGCAGTACAACCTGGAGTTCCGTGCCCTGGACGCCACCGCCTCGCCACACCTGGCCATGGCGGTGATCCTGATCGCCGGACGCCTGGGCATTGAACAGAAGCTGGCGCTGAACGCGGTGACCGACAAGGTCCCCGATGAGCTGAGCGCCGAACAGCGCCTGGCCAGCGGCATCGTGCCCCTGCCGGGCAGCCTGCCCCAGGCCCTGGATTACCTGCGCAGCAACACGGAGTTGCTGCAGGCTCTGCCGGAACCGCTGCTGAGCACCTACTTCGCCGTCAAACAAAAGGAAGTGTCCCTGACCGAGCACCTGACCGCTGCCGAACTCTGTGAGCACTATGGACACCTGTACTAA
- a CDS encoding isochorismatase family cysteine hydrolase, producing MFSLPHRSPRDLPFVVDHTALLLVDMQRAWLEPQFDPHLQEPEGQAFLQRARQQVIPNQQRLLAAVREARQNVLHTLIESLTADGRDRSLDHKLSNMHLPKGSPQAAIIDELTPVENEIVLPKTSSGVFNSTNIDYVLRNLETRHLIVAGIVTDQCVDMAVRDAADRGYLVTLVEDACATYSDARHQACLNAIKGYCWITDTDTVLGRLREIRG from the coding sequence ATGTTCAGCCTGCCCCACCGTTCGCCCCGGGACCTGCCCTTCGTTGTCGATCACACCGCCCTGCTGCTGGTGGACATGCAGCGGGCGTGGCTGGAGCCGCAGTTCGACCCGCACTTGCAGGAGCCCGAGGGCCAAGCCTTTTTGCAGCGCGCCCGGCAACAGGTGATTCCCAACCAGCAACGCCTCCTGGCCGCGGTACGCGAAGCGCGGCAGAACGTGCTGCACACCCTTATCGAAAGCCTGACCGCCGACGGCCGTGACCGCTCCCTGGATCACAAGCTGTCGAACATGCACCTGCCCAAGGGCAGCCCCCAGGCGGCAATCATCGACGAGCTGACGCCGGTGGAAAACGAGATTGTCCTGCCCAAGACCTCCTCCGGGGTGTTCAACTCCACCAACATCGACTACGTGCTGCGCAACCTGGAAACCCGCCACCTGATCGTCGCCGGGATCGTCACCGACCAGTGCGTGGACATGGCGGTGCGCGACGCCGCCGACCGCGGCTACCTGGTGACCCTGGTGGAGGACGCCTGCGCCACCTACAGCGATGCCCGGCACCAGGCCTGCCTCAACGCGATCAAGGGCTACTGCTGGATCACCGACACCGACACCGTGCTCGGCCGCCTGCGGGAGATCCGCGGATGA
- a CDS encoding MurR/RpiR family transcriptional regulator — MPSLKDLITDSALDLTPAERKVVRALLDHYPRNGLGPMSRLAEHAGVSDPTIVRLVKKLGFSGYGEFQEALLSDMDDRLRSPSTLLRPRAQVAQGDTWGRYLADSQRALQDTQALTQPEDVRVLVDWLQDSRHAVYCFGGRFSSFLAHYLLNHLRLMRPGCLLLEDNAQLPDRLFDIQRQDLVLLFDYRRYQSQALRVASAAKARHARVVLFTDIYASPLRELADLIISAPVESLSPFDTLVPALAQVEALIACLTPRSAHLDQRLEGIDALRAQFDTHVLEEK; from the coding sequence ATGCCCTCTCTCAAAGACCTGATCACCGACTCGGCCCTCGACCTGACACCCGCGGAGCGCAAGGTGGTGCGTGCGCTGCTCGACCACTACCCGCGCAACGGCCTGGGGCCGATGTCGCGCCTGGCGGAACACGCCGGGGTCAGTGACCCGACCATAGTGCGGCTGGTGAAGAAGCTCGGTTTCAGCGGCTACGGCGAGTTCCAGGAAGCCCTGCTCAGTGACATGGACGACCGCCTGCGGTCCCCCAGCACCCTGCTCCGCCCCCGGGCGCAAGTGGCCCAGGGCGACACCTGGGGCCGCTACCTGGCGGACAGCCAGCGCGCCCTGCAGGACACCCAGGCCCTGACCCAGCCCGAAGACGTGCGCGTCCTCGTGGACTGGCTGCAGGACAGCCGCCACGCGGTGTACTGCTTCGGTGGACGCTTCAGCAGCTTCCTCGCCCACTACCTGCTCAACCACCTGCGCCTGATGCGCCCCGGCTGCCTGTTGCTGGAGGACAATGCACAACTGCCGGACCGTCTGTTCGATATCCAGCGCCAGGACCTGGTGCTGCTGTTCGACTACCGCCGCTATCAGTCCCAGGCCCTGCGGGTGGCCAGCGCGGCCAAGGCGCGCCATGCCCGGGTGGTGCTGTTCACCGACATCTACGCCTCGCCGCTGCGCGAGCTGGCCGACCTGATCATCAGCGCCCCGGTGGAGTCCCTGTCGCCATTCGACACCCTGGTGCCGGCGCTGGCCCAGGTCGAGGCGCTGATCGCCTGCCTGACCCCGCGCAGCGCCCATCTTGATCAACGCCTGGAGGGTATCGATGCCCTGCGGGCGCAATTCGATACCCATGTGCTGGAGGAAAAATAA
- a CDS encoding GGDEF domain-containing phosphodiesterase encodes MHSGIWEHLSLDLALNTSLLPIILLQYVAMVGIFSTLLMLREDAQRLIQSKKVLLGSILGASNVALIALASQFMQAPMKVFLSNDMLFLAGLLGGWWGGLTCLALVALARFWIAGAELFAEALFSFSIMTLGGVLLHRWFESRNLRSLRLKDMTPVVLMRIGAAIVPIQLIDWFGSVDSAVTAQLLSLRISSTLLSLPLIILILAMLRRETRYQQAQQRLLQQALTDSTTQLPNRRALSIYLERLLQRNGHRLGQHTLLVIKIGNLKDLVAIHGHDWTDQLLVGLAQQFRDGAARHVLQAATEPSPFMFSDLSLALALPDCSIHQVEESALLATLQMTLQASLPGDGGLSPTLQFCVIDACAGGSPNITLRNISLALEDSRQPVRYLHQSLIEQAQNNERIRQQLLEWVRSNHPPLHYQPKFCLSRRTVIGAEALLRARDEKGESISPLLILEVIRHHDLLHAFEWATIETVIRDARRYIDAGLPGPLAVNVSASTLSDANFAVLLIRRLKESGLPGHRLALELTENTLLQDTRQVAHNMLLLKDHGVTLSLDDFGTGYSALSILAKYPFAEVKIDHSMISLLHYERMRTAVTIAQESARLYQATLTAEGVETQEQIDILRSIGIGCAQGYFFSPAVPLEQLIELGIECERGQGERWGQ; translated from the coding sequence ATGCACAGCGGTATCTGGGAGCACCTCTCCCTCGACCTGGCGCTCAACACGTCGCTCCTGCCGATCATCCTCCTGCAATACGTGGCCATGGTAGGGATCTTCAGCACCCTGCTGATGCTGCGCGAGGACGCCCAGCGCCTGATCCAGTCGAAGAAAGTGCTGCTGGGGTCGATCCTCGGTGCCAGCAACGTCGCGTTGATCGCCCTGGCCTCGCAGTTCATGCAAGCCCCGATGAAAGTGTTCCTGAGCAACGACATGCTGTTTCTTGCCGGCTTGCTGGGCGGCTGGTGGGGCGGCCTGACCTGCCTGGCACTGGTGGCGCTGGCGCGCTTCTGGATTGCCGGCGCCGAACTGTTTGCCGAAGCCCTGTTCAGTTTCAGCATAATGACCCTGGGCGGCGTACTGCTGCATCGCTGGTTCGAGTCGCGCAACCTGCGGTCCCTGCGCCTCAAGGACATGACCCCGGTGGTGCTGATGCGGATCGGCGCGGCCATTGTGCCGATACAGCTGATCGACTGGTTCGGCAGCGTCGATTCCGCCGTCACCGCACAGTTGCTGTCCCTGCGCATCAGTTCGACCCTGCTCTCCCTGCCGCTGATCATCCTGATCCTCGCCATGCTGCGCCGCGAGACCCGCTACCAGCAGGCGCAGCAGCGTCTGCTGCAACAGGCGCTGACCGATTCGACCACGCAACTGCCCAATCGCCGGGCCCTGAGCATCTACCTGGAACGACTGCTGCAGCGCAACGGGCACAGGCTCGGGCAGCACACCCTGCTGGTGATCAAGATCGGCAACCTCAAGGATCTGGTGGCCATCCACGGTCACGACTGGACCGATCAGTTGCTGGTCGGTCTGGCGCAGCAGTTCAGGGACGGAGCGGCCCGGCATGTCCTGCAGGCCGCCACCGAGCCCAGCCCCTTCATGTTTTCCGACCTGAGCCTGGCCCTGGCCCTGCCGGACTGCTCCATCCACCAGGTCGAGGAGTCGGCGCTGCTGGCCACCCTGCAGATGACCCTGCAGGCCAGCCTGCCCGGCGACGGCGGGCTGTCGCCCACACTGCAGTTCTGCGTGATCGATGCCTGCGCCGGCGGCAGCCCCAACATCACCTTGCGCAACATCAGCCTGGCGCTGGAGGACAGCCGCCAGCCGGTGCGCTACCTGCACCAGTCGCTGATCGAACAGGCCCAGAACAACGAACGCATCCGCCAGCAACTGCTGGAATGGGTCCGCTCCAACCACCCGCCTCTGCACTACCAGCCGAAGTTCTGCCTGAGCCGGCGCACGGTGATCGGCGCCGAAGCGCTGCTGCGGGCCCGGGATGAAAAGGGTGAGAGCATTTCCCCGCTGCTGATTCTGGAGGTGATTCGCCATCACGACCTGCTGCATGCCTTCGAATGGGCGACCATCGAAACGGTGATCCGCGATGCCCGGCGCTACATCGACGCCGGCTTGCCGGGGCCCCTGGCGGTGAACGTCTCGGCCTCGACCCTGAGCGATGCCAACTTTGCCGTGCTGCTGATACGGCGCCTCAAGGAGAGCGGCCTGCCCGGCCACCGCCTGGCCCTGGAACTGACCGAAAACACCCTGCTGCAGGACACCCGCCAAGTGGCCCACAACATGCTCCTGCTCAAGGACCACGGCGTGACCCTGTCCCTGGATGACTTTGGCACCGGCTATTCGGCGCTGAGCATTCTGGCCAAATACCCCTTTGCGGAAGTGAAGATCGACCACTCGATGATCTCGCTGCTGCATTACGAACGGATGCGCACCGCGGTCACCATCGCCCAGGAAAGCGCCCGCCTGTACCAGGCGACGCTGACCGCCGAAGGGGTCGAGACCCAGGAGCAGATCGATATCCTGCGGAGCATTGGCATTGGCTGTGCCCAGGGGTATTTCTTCTCGCCGGCGGTGCCTCTGGAACAATTGATTGAACTGGGGATCGAGTGTGAGCGCGGGCAGGGTGAAAGGTGGGGGCAGTGA
- a CDS encoding histidine phosphatase family protein, producing MPATRLTLICHARTAAQKQARLPLDEALDIDWQAQALSRAAAFKPGLRVLCGPEQRTRQTAALFSAAPQVQEALRDCGFGAWQGLRLAELQAREPQALQAWLEDPQCAPPGGESRVQLCRRVAQWLEQMAQQPGHWLAVTHPMVIRAAMLQVLQAPLSSFNLLDIEPLGRLDLSHAGRWRLRLDGRD from the coding sequence TTGCCGGCCACCCGCCTGACCCTGATCTGCCATGCCCGTACCGCCGCCCAGAAGCAGGCGCGCCTGCCCCTGGACGAAGCCCTGGACATCGACTGGCAGGCCCAGGCCCTGAGTCGGGCGGCAGCCTTCAAGCCCGGGCTGCGGGTGCTCTGCGGACCGGAGCAGCGCACCCGGCAGACCGCTGCGTTGTTCAGCGCCGCACCGCAGGTGCAGGAGGCCCTGCGCGACTGTGGTTTCGGCGCCTGGCAGGGGCTGCGCCTTGCCGAATTGCAAGCGCGAGAGCCCCAGGCCTTGCAGGCCTGGCTCGAAGACCCGCAGTGCGCGCCGCCGGGGGGAGAATCGCGGGTCCAATTGTGCCGGCGCGTGGCGCAGTGGCTGGAGCAGATGGCCCAGCAACCCGGGCACTGGCTGGCAGTGACCCATCCCATGGTGATCCGCGCCGCCATGCTCCAGGTGCTGCAGGCGCCCCTGAGCAGTTTCAACCTGCTGGACATCGAGCCTTTGGGCCGCCTCGACCTGAGCCACGCCGGGCGCTGGCGCCTGCGCCTGGATGGCCGTGACTGA
- the cobF gene encoding precorrin-6A synthase (deacetylating), whose amino-acid sequence MKTLLVIGIGAGNPDFITIQAIKALNRCDLVFLMDKGPSKDSLLDLRRELCQRYLTERPYRFVEAQTPERQRGDVDYPASVQALNRDKQRIFERLINEELEPGQTGAFLVWGDPGLYDSTLRILEQILASGAAQFDYQVIPGITSVQALAAQHKVPLSRIGRSLEITTGRRLAAGQAGTADSRVVMLDAEDAYCQLRNQDLDIYWGAYLGTADEILISGRLDEVADQIQRVRRQARETHGWIMDTYLLRKPEP is encoded by the coding sequence ATGAAAACCCTTCTGGTCATCGGCATCGGTGCCGGCAACCCCGATTTCATCACCATCCAGGCGATCAAGGCGCTGAACCGCTGCGACCTGGTGTTTCTGATGGACAAGGGCCCGAGCAAGGATTCACTGCTCGATCTGCGCCGCGAGCTGTGCCAACGCTACCTCACCGAGCGCCCTTATCGCTTCGTCGAAGCACAGACGCCCGAGCGTCAGCGTGGCGACGTGGACTACCCGGCCAGCGTGCAGGCGCTGAACCGTGACAAGCAGCGGATCTTCGAACGCCTGATCAACGAGGAACTGGAACCGGGGCAGACCGGGGCCTTCCTGGTCTGGGGCGATCCCGGACTGTATGACAGCACTCTGCGCATCCTGGAGCAGATCCTGGCCAGTGGCGCGGCGCAGTTCGACTATCAGGTGATCCCCGGCATCACCAGCGTCCAGGCCCTGGCTGCCCAGCACAAGGTGCCGCTCAGCCGCATCGGCCGCTCACTGGAAATCACCACCGGCCGCCGTCTGGCGGCGGGGCAGGCCGGAACGGCCGACAGCCGGGTGGTGATGCTGGATGCCGAGGATGCCTATTGCCAACTGCGCAATCAGGATCTGGACATCTACTGGGGCGCCTACCTGGGCACCGCGGACGAGATCCTCATTTCCGGGCGGCTCGACGAGGTCGCCGACCAGATCCAGCGGGTCCGGCGCCAGGCGCGGGAGACCCATGGCTGGATCATGGACACCTACCTGCTGCGTAAACCGGAGCCCTAG
- a CDS encoding ABC transporter substrate-binding protein has product MNKFALFGALALSLFSFTASADEAKPIRIGIEAGYPPFSMKTPDGKLTGFDVDLGDALCEQMKVKCTWVEQEFDGLIPALKVKKIDAILSSMTITDDRKKNVDFTIKYYHTPARFVMKAGTAIKDPLTELKGKKVGVLRASTHDRFATEVLVPAGIDLVRYGSQQEANLDMVSGRVDALLADSVNLNDGFLKTDAGKGFAFVGPEYNDPKYFGGGAGIAVRKGDKELAEKFNSAITEIRANGKYKQVQDKYFDFDVYGE; this is encoded by the coding sequence ATGAACAAGTTTGCGCTGTTTGGTGCCCTGGCACTGTCGCTGTTTTCCTTCACCGCTTCGGCCGACGAGGCCAAGCCGATCCGTATCGGCATCGAAGCCGGCTACCCGCCGTTCTCGATGAAGACCCCCGACGGCAAGCTCACCGGTTTCGACGTGGACCTGGGCGACGCCCTGTGCGAGCAGATGAAAGTCAAATGCACCTGGGTCGAGCAGGAGTTCGATGGCCTGATCCCGGCGCTGAAGGTGAAGAAGATCGACGCCATCCTGTCGTCCATGACCATCACCGACGACCGCAAGAAGAACGTCGATTTCACCATCAAGTACTACCACACCCCGGCGCGCTTCGTGATGAAGGCCGGCACCGCCATCAAGGACCCGCTGACCGAGCTCAAGGGCAAGAAAGTCGGCGTGCTGCGTGCCAGTACCCACGACCGCTTCGCCACCGAAGTGCTGGTGCCGGCGGGCATCGACCTGGTGCGCTACGGCTCCCAGCAGGAAGCCAACCTGGACATGGTCTCCGGTCGTGTCGATGCGCTGCTGGCCGACTCGGTCAACCTCAATGACGGCTTCCTGAAAACCGACGCCGGCAAGGGCTTCGCCTTCGTCGGTCCCGAGTACAACGATCCGAAGTACTTCGGTGGCGGTGCCGGCATTGCCGTGCGCAAGGGCGACAAGGAGCTGGCGGAGAAATTCAACAGCGCCATCACCGAGATCCGCGCCAACGGCAAGTACAAGCAAGTGCAAGACAAGTACTTCGATTTCGACGTCTACGGCGAGTAA